A single window of Brevundimonas naejangsanensis DNA harbors:
- a CDS encoding MerR family transcriptional regulator gives MSIADEHRTYSIRQLCREFGATARALRFYEDKGLLTPSRKGQTRVYGPRDRARLKLIMRGRRIGFTLVEIQEMLDLYDQKDHNVHQMAIALPRHRARIEALKQQLEDIEGAIETAEAACAWMEKTLGEHRPDLLPGAEAYASLLSERLNDPDDHFLTFKARA, from the coding sequence ATGTCGATCGCAGACGAACATCGCACCTATTCCATACGGCAGCTATGCCGTGAGTTCGGCGCGACCGCGCGCGCCCTTCGCTTCTATGAGGACAAGGGCCTGCTGACGCCGTCGCGTAAAGGGCAGACGCGGGTCTATGGGCCGCGCGACCGGGCTCGGCTGAAGCTGATCATGCGCGGTCGGCGCATCGGCTTCACCCTGGTCGAGATCCAGGAGATGCTGGATCTGTATGATCAGAAAGACCACAACGTCCATCAGATGGCCATCGCCCTGCCGCGCCATCGCGCCCGCATCGAGGCGCTGAAGCAGCAGCTGGAAGACATCGAAGGCGCCATCGAGACGGCCGAGGCCGCCTGCGCCTGGATGGAAAAAACCCTGGGCGAACACCGACCCGACCTTCTGCCGGGCGCCGAGGCCTACGCCAGCCTGCTGAGCGAGCGGCTCAACGACCCCGACGACCATTTCCTGACCTTCAAAGCGAGAGCGTGA
- a CDS encoding acyl-CoA dehydrogenase family protein, which produces MREEEIVLFSDSVAKWIDEHAPQEKFQQWIAASSVPRELWNAAGDAGLLGLSLPEEDGGFGGDYRHEVVLMRQLGWKGADHFGISLHNAIVMPYIWHYGTAEQKARWLPRLQSGELVGAIAMTEPGAGSDLQGVKTTAVKQGDHYVLNGSKTFITNGQLANFIIVVAKTDPAEGAKGTSLICLETDGAEGFERGRNLHKIGMEANDTSELFFNDVKVPLENVIGDTEGQGFVQLMQQLPQERLNIAVQGVAAAERGLEATLAYVKERKAFGKRVIDFQNTQFKLAEIKTKLTVAKVFVDHCIGLHLKGQLDAATASMAKYWVTDIQGETIDEMLQLFGGYGYMTEYPIAQLYKDARVQRIYGGTNEIMKLLIARTL; this is translated from the coding sequence ATGCGCGAGGAGGAGATCGTCCTCTTCTCCGACTCCGTCGCCAAATGGATCGACGAGCACGCCCCGCAAGAGAAGTTCCAGCAGTGGATCGCCGCCTCCTCGGTGCCGCGCGAGCTGTGGAACGCGGCCGGAGACGCAGGCCTGCTGGGCCTGTCGCTGCCGGAAGAGGACGGCGGCTTCGGCGGCGACTACCGGCACGAAGTGGTGCTGATGCGCCAGCTGGGCTGGAAGGGCGCGGACCACTTCGGCATCAGCCTGCACAACGCCATCGTCATGCCCTACATCTGGCACTACGGCACGGCCGAGCAGAAGGCGCGCTGGCTGCCGCGCCTGCAGTCGGGCGAACTGGTCGGCGCCATCGCCATGACCGAGCCGGGCGCAGGCTCCGACCTGCAAGGCGTCAAGACCACCGCCGTGAAGCAGGGCGACCACTATGTCCTGAACGGCTCCAAGACCTTCATCACCAACGGTCAGCTGGCCAACTTCATCATCGTCGTCGCCAAGACCGACCCGGCCGAGGGCGCCAAGGGCACCAGCCTGATCTGCCTCGAAACGGACGGCGCAGAAGGCTTCGAGCGCGGCCGCAACCTGCACAAGATCGGCATGGAGGCGAACGACACCTCCGAGCTGTTCTTCAACGATGTGAAGGTGCCGCTGGAGAACGTCATCGGCGACACCGAGGGCCAGGGCTTCGTCCAGCTGATGCAGCAGCTGCCGCAGGAACGGCTGAACATCGCCGTTCAGGGCGTCGCCGCCGCCGAGCGCGGGCTGGAGGCGACGCTGGCCTACGTCAAGGAGCGCAAGGCCTTCGGCAAGCGGGTCATCGATTTCCAGAACACCCAGTTCAAACTGGCCGAGATCAAGACCAAGCTGACCGTGGCCAAGGTCTTCGTCGACCACTGCATCGGCTTGCACCTGAAGGGCCAGCTGGACGCCGCCACGGCCTCGATGGCCAAATACTGGGTCACGGACATCCAGGGCGAGACCATCGACGAGATGCTGCAGCTGTTCGGCGGCTACGGCTACATGACCGAATACCCGATCGCCCAGCTGTACAAGGACGCCCGCGTCCAGCGCATCTACGGCGGGACGAACGAGATCATGAAGCTGCTGATCGCGCGGACGCTGTAA
- a CDS encoding DoxX family protein encodes MTTTTLTPHQARARADYLNITLWTFQGWIAMFFLAAGYAKLSEPMQNLIVLMQWPALVSETFVRGVGVAEMALALMVLTPLISWRFGRPLLLTATAGLLILEVVALGVHAFNLDMGLSLTNVVLIAITAPVLWLRRR; translated from the coding sequence ATGACGACGACCACCTTGACGCCCCATCAGGCGCGCGCCCGCGCCGATTATCTGAACATCACGCTTTGGACCTTCCAGGGCTGGATCGCCATGTTCTTCCTCGCCGCCGGCTACGCCAAGCTGTCCGAGCCGATGCAGAACCTCATTGTGCTGATGCAGTGGCCGGCCCTCGTCAGCGAGACCTTTGTGCGCGGCGTCGGCGTCGCCGAGATGGCGCTGGCCCTGATGGTGCTGACGCCGCTGATCTCATGGCGGTTCGGCCGTCCGCTGCTGCTGACGGCGACAGCGGGCCTGCTGATCCTCGAGGTCGTCGCCCTGGGCGTCCACGCCTTCAACCTCGACATGGGCCTGAGCCTGACCAACGTCGTCCTGATCGCCATCACGGCGCCGGTGTTGTGGCTGCGTCGCCGCTGA
- a CDS encoding acyl-CoA dehydrogenase C-terminal domain-containing protein, with protein sequence MTYKAPVRDLSFVLHDVLQVETYGNQLPDADLSRDLIDQIIEEGGKFAEEVIAPINRPGDLEGCHIDGDVVTTPKGWKEAYHQMVEAGWPSLGFSTEFGGQGMPSVVSSAVGQFTAAASAAFSMYPGLTSGAFHGIEASASDEIKQKYLPKMASGEWTGTMNLTEPQCGTDLGMVRTKAVKNDDGSYSITGQKIWISAGEHDFADNIIHTVLARVEGAVPGIKGLSLFVVPKFLVNEDGSLGERNGVSCAGLEHKMGIHGNATCVMAYENAKGWLIGEEGRGMNNMFVVMNEARLGTGLQGLAIGDAAYQAAVEFANDRLQGRSLTGPKNPDGPADPIMVHPDVRRMLLEAKAFVEGGRAFILWTALQADLQKAADEAVATKAKDYMGLITPVLKAYLTDKGFHVASLAMQVHGGSGYTEHFPASQYLRDARITMIYEGTNGIQALDLVGRKLPANGGRAIMSWFADIDAFVSENGDAEAIKPFVEGLADAKKKLQEATMWLMQNGMANPDNAAAASTDYLHIFGLTAYAFLWAQMAKAAQAKIAAGDADPYYANKLMTGRYFVERILPDAGAHLKKLKSGAEVLMQMPAEAF encoded by the coding sequence ATGACCTATAAGGCGCCCGTCCGCGACCTGTCCTTCGTCCTGCATGACGTTCTGCAGGTCGAGACCTACGGCAACCAGCTGCCCGACGCTGATCTGTCGCGCGACCTGATCGACCAGATCATCGAGGAAGGCGGCAAGTTCGCCGAAGAGGTCATCGCCCCGATCAACCGTCCCGGCGATCTGGAAGGCTGTCACATCGACGGCGACGTGGTGACCACGCCCAAGGGGTGGAAGGAAGCCTATCATCAGATGGTCGAGGCGGGCTGGCCCTCGTTGGGCTTCAGCACCGAGTTCGGCGGTCAGGGCATGCCGTCGGTGGTGTCCAGCGCGGTGGGCCAGTTCACCGCCGCCGCCAGCGCCGCCTTCTCCATGTATCCGGGCCTGACCAGCGGCGCCTTCCACGGCATCGAGGCCAGCGCCTCGGACGAGATCAAGCAGAAGTATCTGCCCAAGATGGCGTCGGGCGAATGGACCGGCACCATGAACCTGACCGAGCCCCAGTGCGGCACCGATCTGGGCATGGTCCGCACCAAGGCGGTCAAGAACGACGACGGCTCCTATTCGATCACCGGCCAGAAGATCTGGATCTCGGCGGGCGAGCACGACTTCGCCGACAATATCATCCACACGGTGCTGGCCCGCGTCGAAGGCGCGGTTCCGGGCATCAAGGGCCTGAGCCTGTTCGTGGTGCCGAAGTTCCTGGTGAACGAAGACGGCTCGCTGGGCGAGCGCAACGGCGTGTCCTGCGCCGGCCTCGAGCACAAGATGGGCATCCACGGCAACGCCACCTGCGTCATGGCCTATGAAAACGCCAAGGGCTGGCTGATCGGCGAAGAAGGCCGGGGCATGAACAATATGTTCGTGGTCATGAACGAGGCGCGCCTGGGCACCGGCCTGCAAGGGCTGGCCATCGGCGACGCCGCCTATCAGGCCGCCGTCGAGTTCGCCAACGACCGCCTGCAGGGCCGCAGCCTGACCGGACCGAAGAACCCGGACGGCCCGGCCGACCCGATCATGGTCCACCCCGACGTGCGCCGCATGCTTCTGGAGGCCAAGGCCTTCGTCGAAGGCGGCCGCGCCTTCATCCTGTGGACGGCGCTGCAGGCCGACCTGCAGAAGGCCGCCGATGAAGCCGTCGCCACCAAGGCGAAGGACTACATGGGCCTGATCACGCCGGTGCTGAAGGCCTACCTGACCGACAAGGGATTCCACGTCGCCTCGCTGGCGATGCAGGTCCACGGCGGTTCGGGCTATACCGAGCACTTCCCCGCCTCGCAGTATCTGCGCGATGCGCGGATCACCATGATCTATGAAGGCACCAACGGCATTCAGGCGCTGGATCTGGTCGGCCGCAAGCTGCCGGCCAACGGCGGCCGCGCCATCATGAGCTGGTTCGCCGACATCGACGCCTTCGTCAGCGAGAACGGCGATGCCGAGGCGATCAAGCCCTTCGTCGAGGGGCTGGCCGACGCCAAGAAGAAGCTGCAGGAGGCCACCATGTGGCTGATGCAGAACGGCATGGCCAACCCGGACAACGCGGCGGCGGCCTCGACCGACTACCTGCACATCTTCGGCCTGACGGCCTACGCCTTCCTGTGGGCGCAGATGGCCAAGGCGGCGCAAGCCAAGATCGCCGCTGGGGACGCCGATCCCTATTACGCCAACAAGCTGATGACCGGCCGCTACTTCGTCGAGCGCATTCTGCCCGACGCCGGGGCGCACCTGAAGAAGCTGAAGTCCGGCGCCGAGGTGCTGATGCAGATGCCCGCCGAGGCGTTTTAA